A single Rhopalosiphum padi isolate XX-2018 chromosome 4, ASM2088224v1, whole genome shotgun sequence DNA region contains:
- the LOC132929678 gene encoding GTP-binding protein 1, with protein MANIVEQTPNTADKAISLLNIGQLDEKEIKKVDYSIVRGKSSLVSPSEEQFEILQHRLKELIEEGHGETIYDVGIGDDGSGLTNDEFEASVATLHSLAATQDADCVLLRERIEGGTSTAQYLVRKRLESQDFLEIRVAVVGNVDAGKSTLLGVLTHGELDNGRGHARLKLFRHKHEMESGRTSSVGNDILGFDSTGEVVNRPEHGSLDWVKICEKSTKVITFIDLAGHERYLKTTVFGMTGHMPDFGMLMIGANAGIIGMTKEHLGLALALSVPVFVVVTKIDMCPPNILQDTLRLLVRILKSPGCRKVPVMVKTKDDVIVSATNFVSQRLCPIFQVSNVNGENLDLLKMFLNLLTTRVMSTDNDPAEFQIDDTYSVPGVGTVVSGTTLCGTIRLNDTLMLGPDPVGQFVAITVKSIHRKRMVVREVKAGQTASFALKKIKRSQIRKGMVMVSPSLNPSATWEFDGEILVLHHPTTISSRYQAMVHCGSIRQTASILSMSEECLRTGDKAKVRFRFIKYPEYLRPGQRLVFREGRTKAVGNVLAVPPPTGQVGIRQSQKPQKSNPQAQGQNVGENENQPAQKSRRRGGQKPLAEQNTRTIAK; from the exons ATGGCGAACATAGTTGAACAAACTCCAAATACAGCGGACAAAGCCATTTCCTTGTTGAACATAGGTCAATTAGATgaaaaggaaataaaaaaagttgattATTCCATTGTTCGAGGAAAG TCAAGTTTGGTTAGTCCGTCAGAAGAGCAATTTGAAATATTGCAGCATAGGCTTAAAGAGCTAATTGAAGAAGGTCATGGAGAAACTATTTATGATGTGGGCATTGGAGATGATGGTAGCGGCTTAACAAATGACGAGTTTGAAGCCTCTGTGGCTACATTACATTCATTAGCAGCAACTCAGGATGCAGATTGTGTTCTTCTTAGAGAAAGAATAGAAGGTGGAACTAGTACAGCACAGTACCTTGTTAGAAAACGATTAGAATCTCAAGACTTTCTCGAGataag ggTAGCGGTTGTGGGAAATGTAGATGCTGGAAAATCAACGCTGTTAGGGGTTTTGACTCATGGTGAATTAGATAATGGTCGAGGTCATGCAAGGTTAAAATTGTTTAGACACAAACATGAAATGGAATCGGGGCGCACAAGCTCTGTAGGCAATGATATTCTTGGTTTTGATAGCACCGGAGAAGTAGTGAATAGACCAGAACATGGATCATTAGATTGGGTAAAAATATGTGAGAAATCGACCAAAGTAATTACCTTTATTGACTTAGCTGGGCATGAACGTTACTTAAAGACTACTGTATTTGGAATGACTGGACATATGCCAGATTTTGGCAtgttaatg attggGGCTAATGCTGGGATAATTGGAATGACTAAAGAACATTTAGGTCTTGCATTAGCTCTTAGTGTTCCAGTATTTGTAGTTGTTACAAAAATTGATATGTGTCCTCCTAATATACTTCAAGATACATTAAGATTATTAGTTCGTATACTTAAGTCACCAGGTTGTAGAAAAGTTCCAGTAATGGTTAAGACCAAGGATGATGTCATTGTGAGTGCTACAAATTTTGTTTCTCAAAG actcTGCCCAATATTTCAAGTTTCTAATGTAAATGGcgaaaatttagatttattaaaaatgtttttgaatctTTTAACTACCCGAGTTATGTCTACTGATAATGATCCAGCTGAGTTTCAAATAGATGACACATATTCTGTGcct ggtGTTGGAACAGTAGTTTCTGGTACAACATTATGTGGAACAATTCGTTTAAATGATACACTAATGTTAGGACCTGATCCTGTTGGCCAGTTTGTTGCAATCACAGTAAAAAGTATACACCGTAAAAGAATGGTTGTACGTGAAGTAAAAGCCGGACAAACTGCTTCTTTTgctttaaagaaaattaaaagatcaCAAATTCGAAAAGGAATGGTAATGGTTTCTCCATCACTCAATCCATCTGCTACATGGGAGTTTGACGGAGAGATACTTGTATTGCATCATCCAACAACTATTAGTTCTCGATACCAAGCTATGG ttCATTGTGGCAGTATTAGACAAACAGCATCTATTCTTAGTATGTCTGAAGAATGTTTGAGAACTGGGGATAAAGCAAAAGTAAGGTTTAGATTCATTAAATACCCAGAGTACTTACGACCCGGTCAAAGATTGGTATTTAGAGAAGGTAGGACAAAGGCTGTTGGCAATGTGTTAGCTGTACCCCCTCCAACAGGGCAAGTGGGCATTAGACAATCTCAAAAACCTCAAAAGTCAAACCCTCAAGCACAAGGACaa aatGTTGGAGAAAATGAAAATCAGCCTGCTCAGAAATCAAGAAGAAGGGGAGGACAAAAACCTTTGGCAGAGCAAAACACTAGAACAATAGCTAAGTAA
- the LOC132930165 gene encoding leucine-rich repeat-containing protein 70-like, translating to MLIPTPLFRNWNSTRINSSFFVFINMLLQDVASCIVIIAVICVVNGESLLCDTCTCKNSIINCTDNGLIDILDLWDYSDVLKNATLMHFDNNGIVHVKQLPPSKVRYLSLRKNKINKIDEKAFINLKSLLELDLSYNSLTTESLNPDIFKINNEDTSRPGSLIHLRLDYNNIHSLLPHTFKELSNLASLTLAGNPLTVIDRATSFALSSLPMLKVLNLSNTSLHELPDHLLHTPRFLEILNLSNNEFTQIPQGLTEVHALQRLDFSSNPIKSILNFPKMASLKVLHLSHMPELNNIGPRAFSLLTVLEEFRCTHNNKLKSIDPTAFSYKLNNGLEGEMWPQIVKLDLSYNALGYLDSRLLSRWDTLEELNLQGNKWICDCVNQWLVSTLAPMAESRHPEFLNDFTCQEPIEMSGISILDLDHRHYHMRCLDFYNNRPERDGVLLIGILIGVILTVPFTMGIMMCCAKRKNTLSYYHRIFNQNKSPYAHDYQLRETSIYQPTSIITEGY from the exons ATGCTTATACCAACGCCTCTATTCAGAAATTGGAATTCGACCagaattaatagtagtttttttgtatttataaacat GTTATTGCAAGACGTTGCATCATGTATTGTAATTATCGCAGTGATTTGTGTGGTTAATGGTGAAAGTTTATTATGCGATACTTGCACATGtaaaaattccataataaaCTGTACAGACAATGGATTGATAGACATTCTAGATCTATGGGACTATTCAGATGTCTTAAAGAATGCAACCCTTATGCATTTTGATAATAATGGCATTGTACATGTAAAACAATTGCCACCGTCTAAAGTTAGATACTTATCACTTCGAAAAAACAAGATAAACAAAATAGATGAAAAGGcatttataaacttaaagtCACTCTTAGAGCTTGACCTTAGTTACAATTCTTTGACGACGGAAAGTCTAAATCCCGATATTTTCAAG ATTAATAACGAAGATACTTCTAGACCGGGTAGCCTGATCCATTTACGTcttgattacaataatattcattcatTATTGCCGCATACTTTCAAAGAACTCAGTAACCTTGCTTCATTGACACTAGCAGGAAATCCTTTAACAGTCATTGACCGAGCAACTAGTTTTGCACTATCTTCATTACCCatgttaaaa GTATTAAATTTGTCTAATACATCTTTACACGAGTTGCCGGATCATCTTTTACACACACCtcgatttttagaaatattaaatttgtcaaaTAATGAATTCACACAAATACCACAAGGACTGACTGAAGTGCATGCGTTACAGAGATTAGATTTTAGTTCTAATCCGATAAAAAGTATCTT aaATTTCCCAAAAATGGCATCATTAAAAGTACTTCATTTATCGCACATGCCTGAACTAAACAATATTGGACCACGTGCTTTCAGTCTTTTGACTGTTCTTGAAGAGTTTCGTTGtacgcataataataaactCAAATCTATAGACCCGACTGCGTTTagctacaaattaaataatggaTTAGAAGGCGAAATGTGGCCTCAAATAGTcaaa TTAGATTTGAGTTACAACGCTTTAGGATACTTAGATAGCCGTTTGTTGAGTAGATGGGACACTTTGGAAGAATTGAACTTACAAGGCAACAAGTGGATATGTGATTGTGTAAATCAATGGCTCGTGTCTACTTTGGCTCCAATGGCAGAATCAAGACATCCGGAATTTCTTAATGATTtcac tTGTCAAGAGCCAATCGAAATGAGTGGAATTTCAATTCTTGACTTGGATCATCGCCATTACCATATGCGGTGTTTGGATTTCTACAACAATCGCCCCGAAAGAGATGGAGTATTGTTAATTGGAATATTAATTGGTGTTATATTGACGGTACCATTTACAATGGGAATTATGATGTGTTGTGCAAAACGAAAAAATACGCTGTCATACTATCATAGgatatttaatcaaaacaaatCTCCTTATGCACATGACTATCAACTCAG gGAAACGTCAATCTACCAGCCAACATCAATAATAACCGAAggatattaa
- the LOC132928500 gene encoding geranylgeranyl transferase type-2 subunit beta isoform X2, whose protein sequence is MMEFLRMSGMYWGLTALYLINDGKIPKEDEIFEYIKSCEHSCGGYSPAPGHDPHLLYTLSAVQIACLLNRELELPIEKIVLYVSKLQQDDGSFTGDKWGEIDTRYSFCALACLSLLGKLNEINLVKAVEFIKSCQNFDGGFGSRPGAESHGGLIYCCVGSLSIAGRLDLVDADTLGWWLAERQLPSGGLNGRPEKLPDVCYSWWVFSTLNILGRDHWIDKEELKTFILASQDNEGGGFSDRPGDEPDPFHTLFGLAALSLMSYDKILPIDPTYCMPKAVINRLGLKPQTLSRP, encoded by the exons ATGATGGAATTTCTCCGTATGTCTGGTATGTACTGGGGTTTAACTGCATTATATCTAATCAATGATGGAAAAATACCAAAAGAagatgaaatatttgaatatattaaaagttgTGAACATAGTTGTGGCGGATATTCACCAGCCCCTGGTCATGATCCacatttattgtatacactCAGCGCGGTTCAA attGCTTGTTTGCTTAATCGAGAATTGGAATTACCAATTGAAAAGATTGTGTTGTATGTATCTAAACTTCAACAAGATGATGGCAGTTTTACTGGAGATAAATGGGGAGAAATAGATACCCGTTATTCATTTTGTGCATTAGCATGTTTATCActttta GGTAAACTAAATGAGATTAATTTAGTTAAAGCCGTAGAGTTTATAAAAAGCTGCCAAAATTTTGATGGAGGTTTTGGATCACGACCCGGAGCTGAAAGTCATGgtggtttaatttattgttgtgttGGATCATTATCTATTGCcg gacGACTAGATTTAGTTGATGCTGACACATTGGGCTGGTGGTTAGCTGAAAGGCAATTACCATCTGGTGGACTAAATGGACGCCCTGAAAAATTACCAGACGTTTGTTATTCATGGTGGGTGTTttcaacattaaacattttaggaCGTGACCATTGGATTGATAAAGaagaattaaaaacttttattttagcaTCTCAA GATAATGAAGGAGGTGGATTCAGTGATCGTCCTGGGGATGAACCAGATCCTTTTCATACTCTTTTTGGTCTTGCAGCATTATCATTAATGTCATATGATAAAATTTTACCAATAGACCCTACTTATTGCATGCCAAAAGCAGTTATTAACCGATTAGGATTAAAACCTCAAACTTTGTCCCGGCCTTAA
- the LOC132928499 gene encoding glucose dehydrogenase [FAD, quinone]-like isoform X1: MFSKSLQLILCLTIIFNECGALTISRNAEFPPLFQSTWGYLEETLEWEAKEPINIEKVFSEYDFIVIGAGSAGAVVASRLSEIRKWKVLLIEAGKKAIHFMDVPITSQLLQASEYNWKYRTIPMNTSCLSFEEQRCKFPRGKVMGGSSVLNYMIYTRGNKGDYDNWAKMGNAGWSNDDVMKYFLKSENANLSTSDVNYHRYNGLLSVTDVPFRTPIAKAFVDAGSQIGLPVVDLNGENQIGINYIQATMKKGRRYSTNTAFLFPARMRSNLHVKKESTVTRIMIEKDTKKTIGVEFVSNRKKYRVYARKEVIVSGGTINSPQLLMLSGIGPKEHLKDIKIPLIKDLPVGENLMDHVALGGLSVLVNDTISLKTERLLKDPFNMYDYTAHNNGPYTIPGGAEALAFFDLDRPGFADGHPNLELLLISGLFSDNDYTHRLFGLKSEIYDKVYRKTENMDGFTVFPMIMRPKSKGRLWLKDANPAHYPLIDPNYFADETDLDVAVAGVRIFQQMLKTNAMKKLNVTLFDTPLPGCARHKFDSDAYWKCSARQISFTIYHLSGTCKMGPVGDPTAVVDPRLRVHGVKGLRVIDASIMPEVPAAHINAPTIMIGEKGADMIKEDWGIRI; encoded by the exons atgttttcaaaatcacttcaattaatattgtgtttaactataatttttaacgaaTGTGGAGCTCTAACAATATCAAGAAATGCAGAATTTCCACCTTTATTTCAATCAACATGGGGGTACTTGGAAGAAACTTTAGAATGGGAAGCAAAGGAACccataaatatagaaaaagttTTTTCGGAATATGACTTTATCGTAATTGGTGCTGGAAGTGCTGGAGCAGTAGTAGCTAGTAGACTGTCCGAA atTAGAAAATGGAAGGTGTTATTAATCGAAGCTGGAAAAAAAGCAATACATTTTATGGATGTACCCATAACATCTCAATTGTTACAAGCCTCAGAATACAACTGGAAGTATAGGACTATACCAATGAATACATCTTGCTTAA gttTCGAAGAACAACGTTGTAAATTTCCCAGAGGAAAAGTAATGGGCGGTAGTAGTGTATTGAATTACATGATATATACACGTGGTAATAAAGGGGATTACGATAATTGGGCAAAAATGGGCAATGCAG GATGGAGCAATGATGacgtaatgaaatattttcttaaatcagAAAACGCTAACCTATCTACCTCTGATGTGAACTATCATAGGTATAATGGATTGTTGTCAGTGACAGACGTACCGTTTAGGACACCCATAGCAAAAGCTTTTGTGGATGCTGGATCACAGATAGGACTGCCCGTCGTCGATTTGAATGGGGAAAACCAAATCGGGATTAATTATATACAG GCTACCATGAAGAAAGGCCGTCGTTATAGTACAAATACAGCTTTTTTGTTTCCAGCAAGAATGAGATCGAACTTACACGTGAAAAAGGAAAGTACAGTAACACGAATAATGATAGAAAAGGATACAAAAAAGACAATAGGAGTGGAATTTGTATCGAATCGTAAAAAATATAGAGTGTATGCACGCAAAGAAGTAATTGTTTCTGGCGGAACTATAAACTCACCACAGTTACTCATGTTATCGGGGATCGGACCGAAAGAACATCTGAAAGACATAAAAATCCCGTTGATAAAAGACTTGCCGGTTGGTGAAAATTTGATGGATCACGTGGCACTGGGAGGTTTGAGCGTTTTGGTAAACGATACCATCTCGTTAAAAACCGAACGGTTATTGAAAGATCCGTTTAATATGTACGACTATACGGCGCATAACAACGGTCCGTATACAATACCGGGCGGTGCGGAAGCCTTAGCGTTTTTCGATTTAGACCGACCGGGATTCGCAGACGGACACCCGAACTTGGAACTGCTATTAATTTCGGGCCTGTTTTCGGACAATGATTACACACATAGGCTGTTCGGTTTGAAATCCGAAATCTACGATAAAGTGTACAGGAAAACCGAAAACATGGACGGCTTTACGGTGTTTCCGATGATTATGCGACCGAAGAGTAAGGGCCGCTTGTGGCTAAAAGACGCGAACCCAGCCCACTATCCACTGATCGATCCAAATTACTTTGCGGACGAAACGGACTTGGACGTGGCCGTAGCCGGGGTGCGGATTTTCCAACAGATGTTGAAAACCAACGCAATGAAGAAGCTCAACGTCACGTTGTTCGACACCCCGTTGCCCGGTTGCGCCCGGCACAAGTTCGATTCCGACGCGTACTGGAAATGCTCGGCGAGACAAATAAGTTTCACCATCTATCACTTGTCGGGCACGTGCAAAATGGGACCGGTGGGCGACCCCACGGCCGTGGTGGATCCCAGATTGCGCGTACACGGCGTAAAAGGCCTGAGAGTCATCGACGCGTCGATAATGCCAGAAGTTCCGGCAGCGCACATCAACGCTCCGACGATTATGATCGGCGAAAAGGGCGCAGATATGATTAAAGAAGACTGGGGTATTAGAATATAG
- the LOC132928499 gene encoding glucose dehydrogenase [FAD, quinone]-like isoform X2, with protein sequence MDVPITSQLLQASEYNWKYRTIPMNTSCLSFEEQRCKFPRGKVMGGSSVLNYMIYTRGNKGDYDNWAKMGNAGWSNDDVMKYFLKSENANLSTSDVNYHRYNGLLSVTDVPFRTPIAKAFVDAGSQIGLPVVDLNGENQIGINYIQATMKKGRRYSTNTAFLFPARMRSNLHVKKESTVTRIMIEKDTKKTIGVEFVSNRKKYRVYARKEVIVSGGTINSPQLLMLSGIGPKEHLKDIKIPLIKDLPVGENLMDHVALGGLSVLVNDTISLKTERLLKDPFNMYDYTAHNNGPYTIPGGAEALAFFDLDRPGFADGHPNLELLLISGLFSDNDYTHRLFGLKSEIYDKVYRKTENMDGFTVFPMIMRPKSKGRLWLKDANPAHYPLIDPNYFADETDLDVAVAGVRIFQQMLKTNAMKKLNVTLFDTPLPGCARHKFDSDAYWKCSARQISFTIYHLSGTCKMGPVGDPTAVVDPRLRVHGVKGLRVIDASIMPEVPAAHINAPTIMIGEKGADMIKEDWGIRI encoded by the exons ATGGATGTACCCATAACATCTCAATTGTTACAAGCCTCAGAATACAACTGGAAGTATAGGACTATACCAATGAATACATCTTGCTTAA gttTCGAAGAACAACGTTGTAAATTTCCCAGAGGAAAAGTAATGGGCGGTAGTAGTGTATTGAATTACATGATATATACACGTGGTAATAAAGGGGATTACGATAATTGGGCAAAAATGGGCAATGCAG GATGGAGCAATGATGacgtaatgaaatattttcttaaatcagAAAACGCTAACCTATCTACCTCTGATGTGAACTATCATAGGTATAATGGATTGTTGTCAGTGACAGACGTACCGTTTAGGACACCCATAGCAAAAGCTTTTGTGGATGCTGGATCACAGATAGGACTGCCCGTCGTCGATTTGAATGGGGAAAACCAAATCGGGATTAATTATATACAG GCTACCATGAAGAAAGGCCGTCGTTATAGTACAAATACAGCTTTTTTGTTTCCAGCAAGAATGAGATCGAACTTACACGTGAAAAAGGAAAGTACAGTAACACGAATAATGATAGAAAAGGATACAAAAAAGACAATAGGAGTGGAATTTGTATCGAATCGTAAAAAATATAGAGTGTATGCACGCAAAGAAGTAATTGTTTCTGGCGGAACTATAAACTCACCACAGTTACTCATGTTATCGGGGATCGGACCGAAAGAACATCTGAAAGACATAAAAATCCCGTTGATAAAAGACTTGCCGGTTGGTGAAAATTTGATGGATCACGTGGCACTGGGAGGTTTGAGCGTTTTGGTAAACGATACCATCTCGTTAAAAACCGAACGGTTATTGAAAGATCCGTTTAATATGTACGACTATACGGCGCATAACAACGGTCCGTATACAATACCGGGCGGTGCGGAAGCCTTAGCGTTTTTCGATTTAGACCGACCGGGATTCGCAGACGGACACCCGAACTTGGAACTGCTATTAATTTCGGGCCTGTTTTCGGACAATGATTACACACATAGGCTGTTCGGTTTGAAATCCGAAATCTACGATAAAGTGTACAGGAAAACCGAAAACATGGACGGCTTTACGGTGTTTCCGATGATTATGCGACCGAAGAGTAAGGGCCGCTTGTGGCTAAAAGACGCGAACCCAGCCCACTATCCACTGATCGATCCAAATTACTTTGCGGACGAAACGGACTTGGACGTGGCCGTAGCCGGGGTGCGGATTTTCCAACAGATGTTGAAAACCAACGCAATGAAGAAGCTCAACGTCACGTTGTTCGACACCCCGTTGCCCGGTTGCGCCCGGCACAAGTTCGATTCCGACGCGTACTGGAAATGCTCGGCGAGACAAATAAGTTTCACCATCTATCACTTGTCGGGCACGTGCAAAATGGGACCGGTGGGCGACCCCACGGCCGTGGTGGATCCCAGATTGCGCGTACACGGCGTAAAAGGCCTGAGAGTCATCGACGCGTCGATAATGCCAGAAGTTCCGGCAGCGCACATCAACGCTCCGACGATTATGATCGGCGAAAAGGGCGCAGATATGATTAAAGAAGACTGGGGTATTAGAATATAG
- the LOC132928500 gene encoding geranylgeranyl transferase type-2 subunit beta isoform X1, translating into MLQKDVKLDNTSKTWILKKHIDFLQSFGKERHQYESSMMEFLRMSGMYWGLTALYLINDGKIPKEDEIFEYIKSCEHSCGGYSPAPGHDPHLLYTLSAVQIACLLNRELELPIEKIVLYVSKLQQDDGSFTGDKWGEIDTRYSFCALACLSLLGKLNEINLVKAVEFIKSCQNFDGGFGSRPGAESHGGLIYCCVGSLSIAGRLDLVDADTLGWWLAERQLPSGGLNGRPEKLPDVCYSWWVFSTLNILGRDHWIDKEELKTFILASQDNEGGGFSDRPGDEPDPFHTLFGLAALSLMSYDKILPIDPTYCMPKAVINRLGLKPQTLSRP; encoded by the exons atg ttacaaAAAGATGTGAAATTGGATAACACAAGCAAAACATGGATTTTAAAGAAACATATCGATTTTTTACAATCATTTGGCAAAGAAAGACatcaatat gaAAGTAGTATGATGGAATTTCTCCGTATGTCTGGTATGTACTGGGGTTTAACTGCATTATATCTAATCAATGATGGAAAAATACCAAAAGAagatgaaatatttgaatatattaaaagttgTGAACATAGTTGTGGCGGATATTCACCAGCCCCTGGTCATGATCCacatttattgtatacactCAGCGCGGTTCAA attGCTTGTTTGCTTAATCGAGAATTGGAATTACCAATTGAAAAGATTGTGTTGTATGTATCTAAACTTCAACAAGATGATGGCAGTTTTACTGGAGATAAATGGGGAGAAATAGATACCCGTTATTCATTTTGTGCATTAGCATGTTTATCActttta GGTAAACTAAATGAGATTAATTTAGTTAAAGCCGTAGAGTTTATAAAAAGCTGCCAAAATTTTGATGGAGGTTTTGGATCACGACCCGGAGCTGAAAGTCATGgtggtttaatttattgttgtgttGGATCATTATCTATTGCcg gacGACTAGATTTAGTTGATGCTGACACATTGGGCTGGTGGTTAGCTGAAAGGCAATTACCATCTGGTGGACTAAATGGACGCCCTGAAAAATTACCAGACGTTTGTTATTCATGGTGGGTGTTttcaacattaaacattttaggaCGTGACCATTGGATTGATAAAGaagaattaaaaacttttattttagcaTCTCAA GATAATGAAGGAGGTGGATTCAGTGATCGTCCTGGGGATGAACCAGATCCTTTTCATACTCTTTTTGGTCTTGCAGCATTATCATTAATGTCATATGATAAAATTTTACCAATAGACCCTACTTATTGCATGCCAAAAGCAGTTATTAACCGATTAGGATTAAAACCTCAAACTTTGTCCCGGCCTTAA
- the LOC132930738 gene encoding glucose dehydrogenase [FAD, quinone]-like codes for MKSNLFLFIYLIKCFLHKSESTVLERETTVEQDDHITIVKKYDFIVVGAGSAGSVVANRLSEIYDWNILLIEAGQDEEPFMDIPAAAGKLQPRSINWKYTTVPMNNSCLSFDDRRCKIPRGKVMGGSSTLNYMIYTRGNRMDYDNWANMGNTGWSYDDVLKYFIRSENTNVPGADPGYHGQNGLLSVTDVPYRTPLAKAFVDAGSQIGLPIIDVNGEKQVGINYLQVTMKDGRRCSTNTAFLLPTKKRLNLHVKKQSTVTKIIIEKSTNKAIGVEFVSNRKKYRVYARKEVIVSGGTINSPQLLMLSGIGPKEHLKDIKIPLIKNLPVGKNLMDHVALGSLSVLINDTISLKTQRLMRDPLTLYNFLINNNGPLTIPGGAEALAFFDLDRPGFADGHPNLELLLVSGLYSGDDLTHTLFGLKADIYNEVYKPTEKMDGFTVFPMIMRPKSKGHLWLENANPFHYPLIDPNYFADETDLDVAVAGVRIFQQMLKTNAMKKLNATLFDTPLPGCARHKFDSDAYWKCSARQISFTIYHLSGTCKMGPVGDPTAVVDPRLRVHGVKGLRVIDASIMPEVPAAHINAPTIMIGEKGADMIKEDWGIRI; via the exons ATGAAAtcgaatttgtttttatttatttatcttattaagtGTTTTTTACACAAATCCGAATCAACAGTTCTGGAGCGAGAGACTACCGTGGAACAAGATGATCACATCACGATtgtaaaaaaatacgattttatagTGGTCGGTGCAGGAAGTGCTGGATCAGTTGTGGCTAATAGACTATCCgaa atatatgattggaatatattattaattgaagcTGGTCAAGATGAAGAACCATTTATGGATATTCCAGCAGCAGCTGGAAAATTACAGCCGAGGTCTATAAATTGGAAGTATACAACGGTCCCTATGAATAATTCTTGCTTAa gTTTTGATGACCGTCGGTGTAAAATTCCAAGAGGAAAAGTTATGGGTGGTAGTAGTACAttgaattatatgatttatacgcGTGGTAATAGAATGGATTACGATAATTGGGCAAATATGGGCAACacag GATGGAGCTATGATGACgttctaaaatatttcattagatcAGAAAATACAAATGTCCCTGGTGCTGATCCAGGTTATCATGGACAGAATGGATTGTTATCGGTGACCGACGTACCATACAGGACGCCCTTAGCGAAAGCTTTTGTGGACGCTGGATCACAGATCGGATTGCCTATCATCGATGTCAATGGTGAAAAACAAGTCGGGATTAATTATTTACAG gTTACTATGAAGGATGGTCGTCGTTGTAGTACAAATACAGCCTTTTTGCTTCCAACAAAAAAAAGATTGAACTTGCACGTAAAAAAGCAAAGCactgtaacaaaaataataatagaaaaaagtaCAAATAAGGCAATAGGAGTGGAATTTGTATCGAATCGTAAAAAATATAGAGTGTATGCACGCAAAGAAGTAATTGTTTCTGGCGGAACTATAAACTCGCCACAGTTACTCATGTTATCGGGGATCGGACCGAAAGAACATCTGAAAGATATAAAAATTCCACTGATAAAAAACTTGCCGGTTGGTAAAAATTTGATGGATCACGTGGCACTGGGAAGTTTGAGCGTTTTGATAAATGAtactatttcattaaaaacacaaAGATTAATGAGAGATCCGCTTACTTTATACAATTTTCTCATAAATAATAACGGCCCATTAACAATACCAGGTGGTGCAGAAGCATTGGCATTTTTCGATTTAGACCGACCGGGATTCGCAGACGGACACCCGAACTTGGAACTACTTTTAGTATCTGGTCTATATTCGGGCGATGACTTAACACATACGTTGTTTGGTTTGAAAGCAGACATTTATAACGAAGTATACAAGCCCACTGAAAAAATGGACGGTTTTACGGTATTCCCAATGATTATGCGACCAAAAAGTAAAGGTCATCTATGGTTGGAAAACGCTAACCCCTTCCATTATCCACTGATCGATCCAAATTACTTTGCGGACGAAACGGACTTGGACGTGGCCGTAGCCGGGGTGCGGATTTTCCAACAGATGTTGAAAACCAACGCAATGAAGAAGCTCAACGCCACGTTGTTCGACACCCCGTTGCCCGGTTGCGCCCGGCACAAGTTCGATTCCGACGCGTACTGGAAGTGCTCGGCGAGACAAATAAGTTTCACCATCTATCACTTGTCGGGCACGTGCAAAATGGGACCGGTGGGCGACCCCACGGCCGTGGTGGATCCCAGATTGCGCGTACACGGCGTAAAAGGCCTGAGAGTCATCGACGCGTCGATAATGCCAGAAGTTCCGGCAGCGCACATCAACGCTCCGACGATTATGATCGGCGAAAAGGGCGCGGATATGATTAAAGAAGACTGGGGTATTAGAATATAg